A segment of the Candidatus Ancaeobacter aquaticus genome:
GATAACAGAACAAATACCGAAGAAGATTTTGAGCATGCTGTCGCACTGACTATTATGGGTAGGGCGCAGGAAATTGCATCAGAACAAGTAGATGAATATAGAGAATTGTTTTTAGCAAAACATCCGTCACTGAGAACATTTGTTGATGATCCTGACTGCGCGCTTATCAGTTTGATTGTTTCAAAGTATGTGTATGTTTCACAGTTTCAGGAAATAACAGAAGTGGATATGTCGTAGCCTTTCAAAGGAAAGATACGCCTCAAAAAAATAATTGTATTATATGGTTGACAAATAAACTGAGTAATGTAAAATGGTTCTCGTAAATAAGAGAGTGTGAATTTCAACCTTCAAGGTTCAGAGAAATATACACCTTGAGGGTTTTTTTTATTTTCAGCTATTGTTTACCAAATAAACTAAGAAAGGAGGAATAACAATGCCAAAAGGAACAGTGAAATGGTTTGATAACACAAAAGGTTATGGATTCATTACACCTGAGTCAGGCAGTGATGTATTCGTGCATCATAGTGCGATTCAGGGCGACGGCTACAAGACTTTAGACGAAGGACAAAATGTTGAGTTTGAAATTCAACAAGGCGCTAAAGGCGAACAAGCAGTCAATGTAACAAAGATATAACAGTGTTAAAAATCTAAAAAAAGAGAATAGAGTC
Coding sequences within it:
- a CDS encoding cold-shock protein translates to MTMPKGTVKWFDNTKGYGFITPESGSDVFVHHSAIQGDGYKTLDEGQNVEFEIQQGAKGEQAVNVTKI
- a CDS encoding pyridoxamine 5'-phosphate oxidase family protein, whose translation is MKEKVKEVLNKQKLGVLATTGDIYPCTSLVAVSHSQDLKVALFATLRNTRKYINIQNNPDVTILVDNRTNTEEDFEHAVALTIMGRAQEIASEQVDEYRELFLAKHPSLRTFVDDPDCALISLIVSKYVYVSQFQEITEVDMS